In Victivallis sp. Marseille-Q1083, the genomic stretch GTTTCGGCCGGAGCCGCATGGGACAGGGAAATATGAAGAATCGCCGCTGCCAGCAGCAGCGCCAGCAGTAAACCGGCGGCCAGCAGCCGGTAAAAGCGCCGCCGGTTCCTCTCCGGCGGGCCGAGGACTGCGAAGGCTCCTTTGAGTACCGCTCTGGAATGGCCTGGCCGGAAATCGGCCGCCGGCAACACCCGGCCGTCGGCGGCGAGGGCCAATCGGCCGACTGCGCGGACCGGAATGACCGGCAGCCCGGCCAGTTCCGGACACTGGCGGGCCAGCAGCGCCGCCGGCCGGCACTCCGGTACCGCTTCGAGCCATTCCGCCTGGGTGATCAGAACCGCGGCGCGAAAATCCTTACGCCGCTGCCGGCATGCCTGCAGCCATTCCGCTGCGGTGTGCAGGCAAGCTTCGGCCGTGCCGTCGAACAGTGCCGAACTGTTGACCACCAGCAGCATACCGTCGGCGGCGGCGAGATGACGGTGAAGCGGTTCGGCCGGTTCCTCCGGCTGAAAAATGGTCCCGGGCAATTCCAACAGCTCGAAATCATATGTCAGCGCGCCGCTCCAGTCGGTGCGGAATCCGTGGAACTGCCAACCGCCTTCCGGCCGTCTCGCCGCCGCCGGCGGCCACTCGCCGGTTTCCAATTGCTGCAGCAACTGCCGCAGTTGACGTCCGGCATCCGGCGGCAGTTGCCAGCGCCAGCCTTGCCGGCGGTGGAAATTGCCGGTCAGTTTGGCGGCCAGAACGGTCAGAAAAACGGTTTTCCCGGCGCCGGACGGACCGATGAGCAGGATCTTTTTCATCCTTTTTCCAACTCCTTCCAGCAATCGCCGGCCGCACTTTCCGGAATTTCCCGCTCGAAAGCCATCCGGCAGTTGGCCAGCAGCAGTCTGGACAGCAGTTGCCGGCGCCGGGCGGGAAGGGCGCGCCGGAAAGCATTGAATTCTTCCAGCACTTCGAGCAGCGCCGTCGGTTCGCTCAGGGCGGCTATCTCCTGCTGAAAGAGGCGCTGCAGTTCCGACAGTCCGCTCGCGTCGTAAGCGGCCCGGTCGCCGGCCCGCAAGGCCAGAATCGCTTCCCTGGCGGAGACTGCCGCTACCCGGTCCGGCGGAAAGCCGTAAGTTCGCACGGCGTGAAGCAGCAGGTCCGCCTCTTCATAACGATCCCTGAAGTTGACGACATTGAAGGAATGCCGCCGGCTGAGTTCCCGCTGGTAGAACACCGCGTCGGAACGGGCGCCGATCTGATCGGCCCGGACGCAGAACACCGGGATGTGCACCTCATCCAGAATCGCCAGGGCGCGAGCGGTTTCCCGTTCCAGCCGGCCGTCTTCCCCGCCGCATTCGAACGCCAGTTCGGCGCCGGGCGTATCGAGCAGCATACCGCCGTCGTGCAGGAGCGCGGCATCGGGAAACGCCGAACTGATTTCGATCCATTCGGCCGAAGTTTCGCCGCGCCGCGTCCCGTACTGCTCGATCAGGGCGGTCACCGCGGCCGGTTCGTCGACGATTTGGAACGTCTGGTAACCGTCGCTGTTGTGGACGATGACTTTGAAACGATCGGTCAACGCCGGATCCCGGCAGGTCCGGATCACGCTGGAAGACAGAAAATCCCGGGCCACCGGCATCAGCTCCAGTTTGAGCAAGGCGTTGATCAAACTGGATTTGCCGCGTTTCGGCGCGCCGAGAACGCCGATCTGCCGCGGAGCGCCCTGATCGCGCACCGCCCGGATTTTGCGCAGTTGCAGCGACAACGCTTCGCCGGTTGCCATTTCACCGGCCCGCAGCGGCTCGGCGGCATCGGCGCCGCGCTGCAGGAAGTTGCGCAGCAGGAGTTGCAAGGCTTCGGCGGCGGTCCAGCGGGCCATCTAGAGAACCTCCGCATTGGCGAATGCCGCATCGAATTGCTGCAGACGGACCAGTTCCCGCTGCCAGGCTTCCACCTGTCCGGCGGTCGCGGTATGCGATAACTGTTCCAGTTCATTTTGAAGCCTGACGAGCAACGCTTCATGATCGAGCCGCGCCTGGTCGAGCAATTCCCGCCGCCAATCGTCCAACGTCGTTTGCAGGCGGTGCAGCGCCTCGCGCAGAGAATGTTCCACCAGCTCCGGAATCCGGTTTTGCTGGATTGCCTTCAAGCCGAAGCAACTGAATTTTT encodes the following:
- a CDS encoding Rab family GTPase is translated as MKKILLIGPSGAGKTVFLTVLAAKLTGNFHRRQGWRWQLPPDAGRQLRQLLQQLETGEWPPAAARRPEGGWQFHGFRTDWSGALTYDFELLELPGTIFQPEEPAEPLHRHLAAADGMLLVVNSSALFDGTAEACLHTAAEWLQACRQRRKDFRAAVLITQAEWLEAVPECRPAALLARQCPELAGLPVIPVRAVGRLALAADGRVLPAADFRPGHSRAVLKGAFAVLGPPERNRRRFYRLLAAGLLLALLLAAAILHISLSHAAPAETPAPVSELRTIPCPRCTTAGLPCPADRRLRFYHTYCYLCGNTGIKPVHPGWSVCHYCQGAWWVGFNCPYCHEGFLRCPRCRGRGVVEVSDDQ
- a CDS encoding dynamin family protein, coding for MARWTAAEALQLLLRNFLQRGADAAEPLRAGEMATGEALSLQLRKIRAVRDQGAPRQIGVLGAPKRGKSSLINALLKLELMPVARDFLSSSVIRTCRDPALTDRFKVIVHNSDGYQTFQIVDEPAAVTALIEQYGTRRGETSAEWIEISSAFPDAALLHDGGMLLDTPGAELAFECGGEDGRLERETARALAILDEVHIPVFCVRADQIGARSDAVFYQRELSRRHSFNVVNFRDRYEEADLLLHAVRTYGFPPDRVAAVSAREAILALRAGDRAAYDASGLSELQRLFQQEIAALSEPTALLEVLEEFNAFRRALPARRRQLLSRLLLANCRMAFEREIPESAAGDCWKELEKG